In Chaetodon trifascialis isolate fChaTrf1 chromosome 6, fChaTrf1.hap1, whole genome shotgun sequence, one DNA window encodes the following:
- the entr1 gene encoding endosome-associated-trafficking regulator 1 isoform X1, producing MSTQRTSAKCLIIADEEEEEEEEEAEELNPFSFREFLRWKNQDPDLDRDPEQDLDQDKTHTKSTSSQRLFDVGNMTFDPEVRSGFFCEPFLAQEEEEDWGRSFQSGVDSTSSLCTEEEEEEETRFSSKPEVQQRGGGGAGGGGAGGGENYEGDDETSIAEPVTSCRRRSGRSSQIQQLKEENMLLRRTVRELQRTSEANDRRVLELSEELLQRRRQEEKEAQDLESMVHSVEQNLQLMTKRAVKAENSVSKLKVELQQLQVEVDSLRSENDRLKAESDVVMTMRHNAQVASEYLNKTASHAHTSICQLLREAETLRLVSQLLQSIDKISSLRSES from the exons ATGTCCACACAGAGGACTTCCGCTAAATGTCTGATCATCGCAGACG aggaggaggaggaggaggaagaggaggctgaggagctgaACCCCTTCTCCTTCAGAGAGTTTCTACGCTGGAAGAACCAGGATCCAGACCTGGACCGAGACCCAGAGCAAGACCTGGACCAGGACAAGACACACACCAAG tccacCAGCTCTCAGAGGTTATTTGATGTCGGGaacatgacctttgacccagaGGTCAGGAGTGGTTTCTTCTGTGAGCCCTTTCTAGCACAAGAG gaggaggaggattggGGGCGGAGCTTCCAGTCAGGTGTGGACAGCACCTCCTCGCtctgcacagaggaggaggaagaggaggagaccaG GTTCTCCTCGAAACCTGAagtccagcagagaggaggaggaggagcaggaggaggaggagcaggaggaggagagaactATGAAGGAGACGATGAGACCTCCATTGCTGAACCGGTCACCTCCTGCAGGAGAAGGAGCGGGAGGAGCAGCCAGATCCAACAG ttGAAGGAGGAGAACATGCTGTTGAGGAGGACCGTCagggagctgcagaggacatCAGAGGCGAATGACCGCAG GGTGCTGGAGTTGTCAGAGGAGCTGCTCCAGAGGAGGCgccaggaggagaaggaggctcAGGATCTGGAGAGCATGGTCCACTCTGTGGAGCAGAACCTCCAGCTGATGACG AAGCGAGCGGTCAAAGCAGAGAACAGTGTCTCTAAGCTgaaggtggagctgcagcagctgcag gtgGAGGTCGACTCTCTGCGGTCAGAGAACGACAGACTGAAGGCAGAGTCTGACGTCGTCATGACAATGAGACACAATGCTCAGGTGGCGTCTGAGTACCTGAACAAGACAGCAAGCCACGCCCACACCTCCATCTG TCAGCTGCTGAGGGAAGCGGAGACCCTCCGTTTGgtctctcagctgctgcagtctaTCGACAAGATCTCCAGCCTCCGCTCAGAGTCCTGA
- the entr1 gene encoding endosome-associated-trafficking regulator 1 isoform X2 produces the protein MSTQRTSAKCLIIADEEEEEEEEEAEELNPFSFREFLRWKNQDPDLDRDPEQDLDQDKTHTKEEEDWGRSFQSGVDSTSSLCTEEEEEEETRFSSKPEVQQRGGGGAGGGGAGGGENYEGDDETSIAEPVTSCRRRSGRSSQIQQLKEENMLLRRTVRELQRTSEANDRRVLELSEELLQRRRQEEKEAQDLESMVHSVEQNLQLMTKRAVKAENSVSKLKVELQQLQVEVDSLRSENDRLKAESDVVMTMRHNAQVASEYLNKTASHAHTSICQLLREAETLRLVSQLLQSIDKISSLRSES, from the exons ATGTCCACACAGAGGACTTCCGCTAAATGTCTGATCATCGCAGACG aggaggaggaggaggaggaagaggaggctgaggagctgaACCCCTTCTCCTTCAGAGAGTTTCTACGCTGGAAGAACCAGGATCCAGACCTGGACCGAGACCCAGAGCAAGACCTGGACCAGGACAAGACACACACCAAG gaggaggaggattggGGGCGGAGCTTCCAGTCAGGTGTGGACAGCACCTCCTCGCtctgcacagaggaggaggaagaggaggagaccaG GTTCTCCTCGAAACCTGAagtccagcagagaggaggaggaggagcaggaggaggaggagcaggaggaggagagaactATGAAGGAGACGATGAGACCTCCATTGCTGAACCGGTCACCTCCTGCAGGAGAAGGAGCGGGAGGAGCAGCCAGATCCAACAG ttGAAGGAGGAGAACATGCTGTTGAGGAGGACCGTCagggagctgcagaggacatCAGAGGCGAATGACCGCAG GGTGCTGGAGTTGTCAGAGGAGCTGCTCCAGAGGAGGCgccaggaggagaaggaggctcAGGATCTGGAGAGCATGGTCCACTCTGTGGAGCAGAACCTCCAGCTGATGACG AAGCGAGCGGTCAAAGCAGAGAACAGTGTCTCTAAGCTgaaggtggagctgcagcagctgcag gtgGAGGTCGACTCTCTGCGGTCAGAGAACGACAGACTGAAGGCAGAGTCTGACGTCGTCATGACAATGAGACACAATGCTCAGGTGGCGTCTGAGTACCTGAACAAGACAGCAAGCCACGCCCACACCTCCATCTG TCAGCTGCTGAGGGAAGCGGAGACCCTCCGTTTGgtctctcagctgctgcagtctaTCGACAAGATCTCCAGCCTCCGCTCAGAGTCCTGA
- the chek2 gene encoding serine/threonine-protein kinase Chk2 yields MSEENPQEGQSQATQSQSQAESTQSTQSTQSPSQSKSQSQPGSSSSSGPTSASQSSSGSGTLSSVDTIPVTLPSVPEEPEAQPWGRLLPMARGFRSHDCVEDQYLFGRDSKCNYVLDDPDHRGSKKFRIYSKKHFRIYREGSEVFVEDFSNNGTFIDGNLIGKDKKLPLVNNAVIALSEQRNKVFVFIDLMSDDQSMLPKELQEKYLLTRRIGTGVCGEVKLAFERSTCRKFAVKIINKRNFQSEGTATRNAKTEIEILQRVDHPCLIKTEDFYQTEDSYYIVLELMEGGELFHRVKSQQQLDESVAKLYFYQMLRAVQYLHSNGIIHRDLKPENVLLSSQDDICLIKVTDFNQSRILEETMLMRTLCGTPSYLAPEVFTQASTTGYGLAVDAWSLGVLLFVCLGGYPPFHESFGHQPVTEQIIRGEFTMVPSKWKSISDQAKDVVRKLLVVDPSQRMTIEEALQHPWLQDQLMLETAHRLMYPSAATAAAMPETGSASRPGSGPSRRKRGRDEGDWEEEEHPAKRSQAPPPTPL; encoded by the exons ATGTCTGAAGAGAATCCTCAGGAGGGGCAGTCCCAGGCCACCCAGTCCCAATCACAGGCCGAGTCAACCCAGTCCACCCAGTCCACCCAGTCCCCATCCCAGTCGAAGTCCCAGTCCCAGCCTGGTTCTAGTTCTTCCAGCGGGCCAACCTCAGCCAGCCAGTCATCCAGCGGCTCAGGGACGCTGAGTAGTGTGGACACCATCCCCGTCACCCTGCCGTCCGTCCCCGAGGAGCCCGAGGCACAACCCTGGGGCCGCCTGCTGCCCATGGCCCGAGGCTTCAGGAGCCACG ACTGTGTGGAGGATCAGTACCTGTTTGGACGGGACTCCAAGTGTAACTATGTTCTGGATGATCCGGATCACAGAGGATCCAAAAAGTTCAGAATCTACAGCAAGAAACACTTCAGGATCTACAGA gagggCAGTGAGGTGTTTGTGGAGGACTTCAGTAATAACGGGACATTTATTGATGGTAACCTGATCGGTAAAGACAAGAAGCTTCCTCTGGTCAACAACGCGGTGATCGCTCTGTCTGAACAGCGGAACAAAG TCTTTGTCTTCATTGATCTGATGTCAGATGATCAGTCCATGTTACCTAAAGAGCTTCAGGAGAAATATCTGCTGACTCGGCGGATCGGCAC gggAGTGTGTGGTGAAGTCAAACTGGCCTTCGAGAGATCTACCTGCAGAAAATttgctgtgaaaataataaacaagaGGAATTTTCAGTCTGAAGGG ACAGCGACAAGAAATGCAAAGACAGAGATTGAGATTCTGCAGAGAGTCGACCAC cctTGTCTCATAAAGACAGAGGACTTCTATCAGACGGAGGACAGCTACTACATTGTGTTGGAGTT gatgGAGGGGGGGGAGCTGTTCCACAGAGTGAagtctcagcagcagctcgaCGAGTCTGTTGCCAAACTTTACTTCTACCAGATGCTGAGAGCGGTCCAG TACCTCCACAGTAACGGGATcatccacagagacctgaaacCAGAGAATGTCCTGCTGTCCTCACAGGACGACATCTGTCTCATCAAG GTGACGGACTTCAACCAGTCCAGGATCTTGGAGGAGACCATGCTGATGAGGACTCTGTGTGGGACACCGTCCTACCTGGCTCCAGAGGTCTTCACCCAGGCTTCCACCACAGGCTACGGCCTGGCCGTGGACGCCTGGAGCCTCGGCGTCCTGCTCTTTGTCTG tctgggTGGCTATCCTCCTTTTCACGAGAGCTTTGGCCACCAGCCAGTCACAGAGCAGATCATTCGTGGAGAGTTCACCATGGTCCCATCCAAGTGGAAATCCATCTCTGACCAAG CAAAGGATGTGGTGAGGAAGCTGCTGGTTGTTGATCCCAGTCAGAGGATGACCATCGAGGAGGCTCTGCAGCACCCCTGGCTACAG GACCAGCTGATGTTAGAGACGGCCCACAGACTCATGTACCCCTCTGctgccaccgccgccgccaTG CCGGAGACGGGGTCAGCCTCGAGACCAGGATCGGGACCCTCCAGGAGGAAACGAGGACGAGATGAAGGAGActgggaagaggaagagcatcCAGCCAAGCGGAGCCAAGCCCCGCCCCCTACACCACTGTAG